A window of the Hordeum vulgare subsp. vulgare chromosome 5H, MorexV3_pseudomolecules_assembly, whole genome shotgun sequence genome harbors these coding sequences:
- the LOC123398441 gene encoding peroxidase 57-like, translated as MGHTRAAVLAVVLAVAVLGLATDGQAQLQNGFYTGKCRGNDVEAVVQGIVKARFTQDSAIVAHLLRLLFHECGVNGCDGGLLIDGTGTEKTAKPNQSVKGYDLIATIKTELEKRCPGVVSCSDIEVLATRDAVTASTGRRYTVRTGRRDSRRSVATDVNLPGPDDTVPKAAAFFRNLGLSSDDMVVLLGAHTVGVTHCSMIKRSRLYSYGGKAGATDPSMDPNTAATYKKYPCPDTASSDNTILYLDDRSSASKVDNSFYKMLQLRRGVLAVDQNLYNDSSTKWMVDRLANTDHFSWLFPQALVKLGEVKVLTGTQGEVRRVCSKFN; from the exons ATGGGGCACACACGGGCAGCAGTGCTGGCGGTGGTGCTCGCCGTCGCCGTGCTTGGGCTTGCCACCGATGGCCAGGCGCAGCTGCAGAACGGGTTCTACACGGGCAAGTGCCGCGGCAACGACGTGGAGGCGgtcgtccagggtatcgtcaaggcCCGCTTCACCCAGGACAGCGCCATCGTCGCCCACCTCCTGCGCTTGCTGTTCCACGAGTGCGGCGTCAAT GGCTGCGACGGAGGGCTGCTGATCGACGGCACCGGCACAGagaagacggcaaagccgaaccAGAGCGTGAAGGGCTACGACCTCATCGCTACCATCAAGACGGAGCTCGAGAAGCGGTGCCCCGGCGTCGTATCCTGCTCCGACATCGAGGTCCTCGCAACCAGGGACGCGGTCACCGCGTCCACGGGGCGAAGATACACGGTGCGCACCGGGCGCAGGGACAGCCGGCGGTCCGTAGCCACCGACGTGAATCTTCCGGGGCCAGATGATACGGTCCCCAAGGCAGCCGCTTTCTTCCGCAATCTCGGCCTCAGCTCGGACGACATGGTCGTTCTGCTGGGCGCGCACACCGTTGGCGTCACGCACTGCAGCATGATCAAGAGGAGCCGTCTCTACAGCTACGGCGGCAAGGCCGGGGCGACGGACCCCAGCATGGACCCGAACACCGCGGCCACATACAAGAAGTATCCGTGCCCCGACACGGCGTCGTCAGACAACACCATCCTGTACCTGGACGACCGGTCCAGCGCGTCCAAGGTGGACAATAGCTTCTACAAGATGCTGCAGCTCCGCCGTGGCGTGCTCGCCGTCGACCAGAACCTCTACAACGACAGCTCCACGAAGTGGATGGTCGACAGGCTCGCCAACACCGACCACTTCAGCTGGCTCTTCCCGCAGGCCCTCGTCAAGCTGGGGGAGGTCAAGGTGCTTACCGGCACACAGGGGGAGGTCCGCAGGGTCTGCAGCAAGTTcaactga